In Ochotona princeps isolate mOchPri1 chromosome 31, mOchPri1.hap1, whole genome shotgun sequence, a single window of DNA contains:
- the FAM240B gene encoding protein FAM240B: protein MNNQYIRREVFCCETCDELKSFWEKEINKQTCYRELEEDRLGRSALRKLREEWRQRLEKRVSMLDNPDDKEKQAKPSA, encoded by the exons ATGAACAATCAATACATCCGCCGGGAGGTCTTCTGCTGCGAAACTTGTGATGAGCTCAAGAGCTTCTGGGAGAAGGAAATTAACAAACAGACCTGTTACCGCGAACTAGAGGAGGACCGACTCGGGAGGAGCGCCCTGAGAAA gCTCCGAGAAGAATGGAGGCAGAGGCTGGAGAAAAGAGTGAGCATGCTGGACAACCCCGACgacaaagaaaagcaagcaaaaccCTCCGCCTGA